Proteins from a single region of Phycisphaerae bacterium:
- a CDS encoding ParB/RepB/Spo0J family partition protein, whose protein sequence is MVSNLDQHIAISRIEVRSNVRDRVVEEEQIALAQSIRANGILVPLLGHREGDAVIVDDGHRRLDAATRAGLEVVPMILTERAPTASELLTLQLVANCQRSSLKTMERVRAIAKLMTESGWSASEVSLRLGGPSEATISKLLALLVLPREVQDLIDAARVPMSSAYAIATVESADEREQLVAGVLDGSLKRDGLVTRVKSLKRNHQQPRRAKRPARERFTIRVGPGRSLTVSGPNLTLTSLIEWLQALLKRIGTLEPQDMALADAAKALSADAPSKGVVS, encoded by the coding sequence GTGGTATCCAATCTCGATCAACACATAGCGATCAGTCGAATCGAAGTCCGCTCAAACGTCCGCGACCGAGTCGTCGAGGAAGAGCAAATCGCGCTTGCCCAGAGCATTCGTGCCAACGGAATCCTCGTGCCGCTGCTCGGCCACCGCGAAGGTGATGCGGTCATCGTCGATGACGGGCATCGCCGGCTTGACGCGGCAACTCGCGCCGGGCTGGAAGTCGTGCCGATGATCCTGACCGAGCGAGCGCCCACGGCGTCCGAACTCCTGACGCTCCAGCTTGTGGCAAACTGCCAGCGATCGAGCCTCAAGACGATGGAGCGCGTCCGTGCCATTGCCAAGTTGATGACAGAATCGGGTTGGTCTGCATCGGAAGTGTCCCTCCGGCTCGGCGGGCCGTCGGAAGCGACGATCTCAAAGTTGCTGGCGCTGCTGGTTCTGCCGCGGGAAGTGCAGGACTTGATCGATGCGGCCCGCGTTCCCATGAGCAGCGCGTACGCCATTGCGACCGTCGAGAGCGCCGACGAACGCGAGCAGCTTGTCGCGGGAGTACTGGATGGCAGCCTGAAACGCGACGGACTCGTCACGCGAGTCAAGTCGCTCAAGCGCAATCACCAGCAGCCGCGACGGGCGAAGCGACCGGCGCGCGAACGGTTCACGATTCGGGTTGGCCCCGGTCGCTCGCTGACTGTCTCCGGACCGAATCTCACGCTCACTTCGTTGATTGAGTGGCTGCAAGCGCTGCTGAAACGTATTGGCACGCTGGAGCCACAGGACATGGCGCTTGCGGACGCCGCCAAGGCGCTTTCCGCCGACGCCCCAAGCAAAGGAGTTGTGTCATGA